From Oceanidesulfovibrio indonesiensis:
GCCGGGCTGGAGTCCTTCCACCGGCCGATGGAGTTGGACAGCGTGGAGAAGCGCAAATACGGCGCGGACATATCGTTCCTCGGCGCCGGGTATCCCAACCGCCGTGTCGCCTTCCGTCAGTTGCTGAATTACGACTTCAGGATTTGGGGCAGCGACTGGGAGGGCGACCCGCTTCTGGCCACGCGGCTGCAACGCGCCGGCGAGCGCATTGAGCCGGAGGAGGCCGTCAAAATTTTCGCGGCCAGCAGGATCAATCTGAACCTCCATTCCAGCGTGCGCCCTGACCCGCCGGTGGGGCGGGGAGACTTCGTCAATCCCCGGACATTCGAACTGGCGTGCTGCGGCGCCTTCCAGCTCGTGGATGAACGGTCTCTGCTCGGCGAGTGCTTTGCCGAGGACGAGCTTGCGACGTTCACGGACATGGAATCGCTCACCACGGCCATCGACCATTACCTTGCCCACCCCGAAGAGCGCAGCGCCATGGCGGAAAAGGCCAGACGCCGCGCCCTGGACGAGCACACCTACACAGCCCGCATGCGTTCGCTGCTCGCATTCATCGACGAACGGTTTCCCGGCCGGCTCGGGAGTTCTCGGGGGCAGGCGCTGGAAGCGTGGTCCAAGGCGCTGCCGGAGTCCATGCGCGGCGAAGTGCTCGCGTTGCTTGAACGCCTTCAGCTTTCCAGGGACGCATCCTTCAAGGACCTGGTGTGGCGGCTTCGGCAACAGCAAGGCGCGCTATCCGGCGTGGAGACGGCGATTCTCTTTCTGGATGAATGGCAGAAGCAGTATGGCGTGCAGAAGCATGTCGGATAACGATTCGCTGCCGGGCAAAACGATTTTGCAAAGGAGTGGGCTGTGAGCATCACGCGTGAGGAAAGCTGCTGGAGCGATGTGGAGTGCTTATCCCCGGAAGAGCGCGACGCAGCGAAGTGGGCGCGGTGCCGGGACGTCATGGCCCATGGCTGGTCCGAATCGGCCGAGGTGCGCGAGCGTATGGAAGCGTCCGGTCTTGTGCCGGGCGATCTGCAATCGCCCGAGGATTATGCGAAACTGCCGCCTCTCTCCAAGAAACAGCTCATCATCTTGCAGCAGGACAAGGGGATCGCGCATCTTCTTGCCGTGGACCCCGGCGCGCTTTCGCGCATCTACATGTCGCCCGGTCCCATATTCGACCCGGAGGGCCGCGAGCAGGACTACTGGGGCTGGACCGCCGCGTTTCATGCCGCAGGTTTTCGCGCCGGCGACCTTGTGCAGATGACCTTCGGCTATCATCTGACGCCTGCCGGGCTGATGCTGGAGGAGCCGTTGCGGGAGATAGGCTGCGCCGTGGTGCCTGCCGGACCGGGCAACACGGACGTGCAGATCGACCTCATGACGCGGCTTCCGGTTACCGGGTTCGTGGGCATGGCCAGCTATCTCAAGGTCATCAAGGACAAGGCCGTGTCCAAAGGATTGGACCCGCGAAAAGATTTCCGTCTCGATGTCGCGTTCGTGGCTGCCGAACGGTTGCCCGAAAGCCTGCGCCAGGAGCTCGAGGACGCCTTCGGCATGCGCGTGCGGCAAGGCTACGGCACTGCCGATCTGGGCTGCGCAGCGTATGAGTGCAGAGAACTCACGGGCATGCACGTATCCCCGCGCTGCTGGGTGGAGATCTGCGACCCGGACACGGGTCAACCCGTGCCTCCAGGCGAGGTGGGCGAGGTGGTGGTGACCCCCTTCATCCGGGCGTATCCGCTGCTGCGGCTGGCCACCGGCGACCTGTCCAGAATAGTGGACGAGCAGTGCCCCTGCGGCAGGACCTCGCCGCGTCTGGCTGGCATTCTGGGCCGGGCGGACGACACCACCAAGGTCAGGGGCCAGTTCCTCTACCCGCACCAGATTCAGGAAGTAGTGGCGCGGTTCGAGCAGGTTGCCCGCTGGCAGCTTGTGGTGGGCAACCAAGGCGGTCGCGAGACCGTGCTGATGCGGCTCTACATGCCCGAAGGCGAAGTGGACCAAGCCGAGTTCCTGGCGCGGTTCCAGGCCCTGTGCAAGCTGCGGCCGGCCGTGGCGATCGTGCGCGACTCCGAAGCCCTGCCGGCAGACGCACCGCGGGTGCGCGATGAACGGACGTACTAGATTTCAGGGAGCATTCACGGCGGCCAGGGGAGTGCGTCTCTGGCCTATGTTTGTGTGAATCGCCGAGGGATTGGGGCGGTTTCAAAAGAAAAAAATCCCCCGGCCGCAATGGTCGGAGGATTTTTATGTCGAACTATCTGCAGGGGCTAGCCGCAACCGCCGGAGCCGCAACTGGTGCTGCAGGAACCGCCGCCCAGAGGCATGGCGGAATCCACAGTGAAGCCCATGTAGGAGATATCGATGCTGATGGGTTTGGCCTTTTCGAGCAGGTCTTTTTCGACCACGAACTTGAAACCGTTCAACTCGACCACTTCGTCGTTGTCGTTTGGCTCATCCAGAGCCAATGCCAGCCGGGGGCCAGCTCAGCCGCCCGGAGCGAGATACACGCGGATGGGGCTCTTCTCCTTGTCGGCGAAGTAGGCCTCCAGTTCCTTCATTGCGTTATCGGAAACGTTAACCATTGAGTCCTCCGTGCATATGTTTTCCTGGTCGGAGAGGTAGACCTAAGGACCTCCTGGAGGGTTGTCAAATAAATTTCGGCCCAATGGCACAGGCTTCAAAGAAGCGTTATCCCACAAACAAAAACAATGCGACTGAATTCGATCGGTTAAGGTTGAAATGCGGCGACGATGCCAGGCCTGAACAAATTCAAGCGGCAAATAGTCCGAACAGACATCTATTCATGTTTCTTATGCGATGTATTGGCGAGGCTGCGGAAGGGGCGCCGGCTGCAGAGAATTCAGCCTGACTCGGAATGATGGGCTAAAAAAATCCCCGACCAGAGGACTGACCGGGGATGCATAGGTATTGCAACAGCCTGTTAACCGCAGCAGCCGCCGGAGCCGCAGCTGGTGCTGCAGTCGCCGCCGCCCAGGGGCAGGGCGGAATCCACCGTGAAGCCCATTGCCGAGATGTCTATGCTGATGGGCTTGGCTTTTTCGTAAAGGTCCTTTTCCACGATGAACTTGAAGCCTTCCTGTTCTACGACCTCGTCGTTCTCGTTTGGCTCGTCCAGAGCCAGAGCCATTCTGGGCCCGGAACAGCCGCCCGGAGCCAGGAATACGCGGATGGGGCTCTTCTCCTTGTCGGCGAAGAAAGTGTTCAACTCTTCAAGCGCGTTGGCGGAAATATTGACCATGAGGAATCCTCCGTGTTGTTTTTGATTTTGACCTATTGGCAAAGCTAATGGCTTGAAAATGATCTGTCAATGGATGTTCAGGAATTCATCGTTCATGGACCTGAGCATGTGTCGAGGCTGTCTGTCTGGACAGGGAAATCGTCTCGCGGCCATCTGGGCCCGGCCGCATTTACTTGCGCGGCGCAATCAACTATAGACATATTTTTCCAAGCTCTCACTGGCACGAATCAAGGAGCAGGGCATACCATGCAGGATTGCAAGGACATTCTCAGCGCGGGCGAGATGGAAGCGCTGCTCGCCGGGCTTGCCGATCAAGTCATCGCCGTCCACAAGGACTGCGGGAACCTGGCTCTCGTGGGCATTCAGCGCCGCGGCGTTGACATAGCGCGCCGGCTCAAGGACATCATCGACGCCAGGACCGGATGCGTGCTGCCTCTGGGCCGTCTGGACATCAATCTCTACCGCGACGACTGGACGAGCCTGGACGTTCAGCCGACAATCAGCCAGACCGACATACCCTTCGCCATCGAGGGCCGCGAGATTCTTCTCGTGGACGACGTGCTTTTTACCGGCCGGACTATCCGCGCCGCCCTGGAAGCGATTCTGGACTTCGGCCGTCCGCGAAAGGTGGAACTGCTCGTGCTGGTGGACCGCGGCAACCGCGAACTGCCCATCGAGGCGAATTTCGTGGGCGAGCGTGTGGATACCCACCGCGGCGAGCATGTGAATGTCTATCTCAGCGAGCGCGACGGCGAGGACCGGGTGTGCCTCGTGGCGTGAGCATCCGGGATAAACTGAGGTTACTCAACGGCCCGGCAACCTGCCCGGGCCGTTTCAATTTCCAGGAAGCGACGCCGACAGGCCATTCCGCCTGTTCAGCGTTCACGGGCGAGCCGGTTATTTCCCCGACCAAAGCCGGCGCAACGGACTGGAGACAGCGGCGAGAGCCACGGACAGGCCGCGCGCCACGAACGTCCATCCCTCTTTGATCTGACGCATTTCTTCCACTGCTTCGGCTCGCAGCAGGGCGCCTTCGGCCACGAGGAGTTGTTTGCGGCGGGCCAGGGCCTGGGTTTTCCTGATCACAGGCACTCCTCGTCCTTGCGCAGTTCCTCCACGGTCTGGGAGAAGGGGAGCCTTGCCTTGCTCGCCCGTGCGCGGGCGACGAGCGCCAGCACGATGCCGGTCAACGCGAACAGGGCCGTGGCTGCAAGCAGGGCGGTGAGCCTGTGCTCCGGCCCTACGGCGTAGATTACCGTGAAGGTGCCGACCACGACGGCCAGCGCCAGAAACAGGAAGGCAGCGGCGGCCAGGATGAGCAACCGCAGCAGGAACAGGGATTCCTCCCGCGCCTCCACCCCAAGAAGCTCCACGCGGTTCCTGCCCAGGGCGAGGATGAGCCGTACGGCGCGCCGGGCGTGCTCAGGCGCTTCCAAGATAGAGGCGAGGGCGGATTCAAGCGGACCAGGCATAGATCTGGACATGGCTTTTACTTGCGCGAAAAGATCCAGCCCAGGAGCAGGCCGGCGCCCAGCGCTGCGCCCATGGCCTGGTAAGGCTTGCTGTGGACGAAGTGGTCCACCTGCTCGGCCCGGCCGAGAATGGCGTCTTCCACGCCGGAGTAGCGCTCCCGGTATTCCCCCAGACGTTTCGCGAGCTTGTCGCGCGCCTCCTTGGTGGCTTTATCTGCGTCATCGGACGTGGCCTTGAGCAGGGCCTGGGCGTCTTCCACCAGCAGCTTGAAATCATCACGGATGCGTTCTTTGGCTTTGGCGGTCTCTTCCATATGGGGCATGGGGAAATCTCCTGTGTATTGTGGACACGCTTTCAGAGTGTCCTGTTGGCTGAGTCAAAGGACCATACAGAGTCCAACAATACACCATCAAACATGTTTCCCGCAACGAGGACGAAAAAGGTAGCTGATTAATTTTGCATGACTCCGACGGCCAGGGGAGCGATGCTCCATGGCTGGGAGCCTGAGTAACGCCGTCCCTACAGAGGGTTGGCGGAAGAAGGCGCTATCCCCTCCGTACGATTTCAGTGCCAATGCCTTTTTGCGTGAAGAGCTCCAGGAGCACGGAGTTTTCCACGCGGCCGTCGATGATCTGGGCCTTCTCCACGCCGGCGTCCAGGGCTTCCAGGCAGCATTTCACCTTGGGGATCATACCGCCCTGCACCGTGCCGTCGCCTATGGCCATGGCGGCGGCGGCCATGGACATGGAGGAGATGAGCTCGCCTTGTTTGTCCAGAATGCCGGCCACGTCCGTGAGCAGGATGAGACGCTTGGCGCCCAGGGCCGCGGACACGGCGCCGGCCACCGAGTCCGCATTGATGTTGTACGTGCGGCCAGTGTCGTCCACGCCGATGGGCGCGATGACCGGAATGAAGCCTTCGCGCTCCAGGGAGTAGATGAGGCTCGTCTCGATATGGGTCACCTCGCCCACGCGGCCCAGGTCTATGATCTCGGGCGGAGCATTCTCGTGGCTCACTGCCATTTCCAGCTGGCGGCAGCGGATGCACCAGCCGTCCGTGCCGGAGAGGCCCACGGCCTTGCCACCGTGGAGGTTGAGGAGGTTGACGATCTCCTTGTTGACCTTGCCGCCCAGGACCATTTCGACCACGTCCATGGTGGCTTCGTCGGTCACACGCATGCCCTCCCGGAACGAGCACTGGATGTTGAGCTGTTCCAGGAGCCTGCCTATCTGCGGGCCGCCGCCGTGCACGATGACCGGGTTTACGCCGATGTACTTGAGCATGACCACGGACTTGGCGAAGGCCTGTTTGAGGGCCTCGTCCTTCATGGCGTGTCCGCCGTATTTGATGACCACGGACTGGCCGTGGAAATTTCGGATGTAGGGCAGGCTCTCCATAAGGAGTTTGGCCACGCGCGTGCCTTTGTCGAGAGCGGTCATCTCTGTCTCCGTCCTGGTATGTGTCACGTCTGTTTTGGTGCTAAAGGATGTAGCGCGAGAGGTCGCGATCCTCTATGACGTCTGCAAGATGCTCGCGGACGTAGGCGGCATCGATGGTGACGGACTGGCCCTTCTTTTCCGGGGCCTCGAAGGACAGCTCGGTGAGGACCTTCTCTATGATAGTGTAGAGCCGGCGCGCGCCGATGTTGTCCGTTTCCTCGTTGGTGCGGGCGGCGAAGGAGGCTATTTCGCGGATGGCGTCGTCCGAGAATTCCACGGTGATGTCCTCGGTGCCGAGCAGGGCGACATACTGCTTGGTCAGCGCGTTTCTGGGCTCGGTGAGGATGCGGTAGAAATCTTCTTCGTCAAGGGGGGAGAGCTCCACGCGCAGCGGGAAACGGCCTTGCAGCTCGGGCACGAGGTCGGAAGGCTTGGCCGTGTGGAAAGCGCCGGCCGCGATGAAGAGAATGTGGTCCGTGCGGATCATGCCGTGCTTGGTGTTCACGGTAGATCCCTCCACGATGGGCAAGAGATCGCGCTGCACGCCTTCGCGGGAGACTTCGCCGGACTTCTGGCTGTCGGAGCCGGACACGATCTTGTCGATTTCATCGATGAAGATGATGCCGTCCTGCTCCACGCGTTCCTTGGCCTGTTCGGTGACCTTGTCCATGTCCACCAGGCGCTGGGCTTCTTCCTGCACCAGCAGCTCATAGGCGTCCTTCACGCGGATGGAGCGGCGTTTCTTCTTCTGCGGGAAGACGTTCTTCATCATGTCTTTGAACTGGAAACCGATCTCTTCCATGCCGGGCATGGCCATGATCTCCATCTGCGGGCCTTGGGACGTGACCTCCATTTCCACCTGGCGATCGTCCAGGTAACCATCACGCCAGAGCTTGCGCAGCTTTTCACGCGTGGAGGATGGTTTCTTTTCTTCGTCCTCGCGGGCAAAGCCGGGCACATTGGCGGCCTCATCCGGCGCAGGACCGGCTGGAATGGGCTCGCCTGGCTTCCATGCCGCGGACTGCTGCTGTTGCTCTTCCCTGCCCATGGAGCCTGACTTGGGCAGCAGCAGGTCCAGGAGGCGCTCCTCGGCGTTCTGCTCGGCCTTTGCCTTGACCCGTTCCTCTTCCTCGTCCTTGACTATGGACACGCCAATCTCCATAAGGTCGCGGACCATGGATTCAACGTCGCGCCCCACGTAGCCCACCTCGGTGAACTTGGTGGCCTCCACTTTGAAGAACGGAGACTGGGCCAGCTTGGCCAGCCGCCGGGCAATCTCGGTCTTGCCCACGCCGGTGGGGCCGATCATTATGATGTTTTTGGGCGCGATTTCCTCGCGCAGCTCGGGGTCCAGCTGGCGACGGCGCCAGCGGTTGCGCATGGCGATGGCCACCATGCGCTTGGCTTCGGCCTGTCCCACAATGTATTTGTCGAGCTCCGCTACGATCTCGCGGGGCGTCATAACATCCATATCGATGTCCTTTTGAATCCGTGCGTGTTGTGGTCGGGCGCGTTCTTCTACTCCACAACCATGGAGCGGAAGAGGTTACGTCCCTGCCGGTTGAGCAAGAGCAGGACCACGCCTTTTTCCTTGCCCTCGCTGCCCAGAATGGCGTTGAACTTCTCCACGTCGGAAACGGGCTTCTGGTTGACCTCCAGGATGACGTCGCCGGGCTGGATCTCCGCATTCATGGCCGGAGTGCCGCTTGCAACGTCTCGTACGAGCAGACCCAGGTTTTTGTCTATGCCCAACTCGCGGGCCATGCCTTCCGGCACGGGCTGGAGTGTCAGGCCATAGGCTTCAGCCCTGGCGTCGGGGGCGGACTCGTCGTCGCTCTCGGGCTGCATGCCTTCCGCCAGACGTTCGGCGTCCCGCTGCCCCAGAGTGGCGGTCAGGTTGATGCGCTTGCCTTTGCGCCACACCTCAAGCTCGGCCTGCTCCCCGGGTTTGATACCGGCAATCGCCTTGAGCAGCCCCGAGGCGTCCGCGACTTCCTCGCCGTTCACGGCCAGGATGACATCGCCGGACTTCATGCCGGCCTTGTCTGCGGGCTCGCCTTCCATGACGTCGGCCACGAGAGCGCCCCGTGCTTCATCCATATCCAGGGCCGTGGCCATGTCTTCGTCAACGTCCTGGATGGTCACGCCGATCCAGCCGCGTTCCATGGGCTTGCCGGTCTTGATTTGCGCGATGACGCGCATGGCCATGGATGATGGGATGGCGAACCCGATGCCCTGGCCCGACGCCACGATGGCCGTGTTGATGCCGATGACCTCGCCCGCCATGTTCAGCAGGGGGCCGCCGGAGTTGCCGGGGTTGATGGAGGCGTCGGTCTGGATGAAGTCGTCGAACGGTCCGGAGCCGATGACGCGCCCTTTGGCCGAGACGATGCCGGCGGTGACAGAGTGGTCCAGGCCGAAGGGGTTGCCGATGGCGACAACCCACTGACCTATGCGCATGGCGTCGGAATCGCCCCAGGTGAGCGTAGGCAGATTGCGCTCAACCTCGATCTTGAGCACGGCGAGGTCGGTTTCGATATCGCGCCCTACAACTGTGGCGTCGTAGGATTCCTCATCGCCCTCAGGATTCTGAAGATTCACCTTCACCTCTTCGGCGCCTTCAACCACGTGGTTGTTTGTGACGATGAAGCCGTCCTCGGAGATGATGAAGCCGGAGCCCAGGGAGCTTTCCTGGCGTTCTCCGCCGAATCGGTCGCCAAAGAAGCGTTCGAACTGGTCGAAAAAATCTCGGAACTTGTCTTCAGGGCCATGGAAGCGGAAGAAGTCCTTGAGCCGTTCCGAGGTATCCACGGTCTTGACGGTGGCGATGTTGACTACGGCTGGGCCGGCGTTTTCGGCAAGTTCGGTGAACTCGGGCAGCTCGGCGCGCGCCGGTGCCGCCAACAGCAGCATTGCGCAGAGCGCGCAGATAAC
This genomic window contains:
- a CDS encoding CgeB family protein produces the protein MNAPIPLRILVVQPLYGGSLTVGRYAVSALRELGHVVEVFEGPAFNGSFNALKSMRIGSDRLDALESSFLQIVSQAVLAQAEAFEPDLVLAPAQAPLSRQALSRLRRDGVLTAMWFVEDYNLFTYWKGFAPHYDVFAVIQKEPFLSHLAEIGVRNALYLPLAGLESFHRPMELDSVEKRKYGADISFLGAGYPNRRVAFRQLLNYDFRIWGSDWEGDPLLATRLQRAGERIEPEEAVKIFAASRINLNLHSSVRPDPPVGRGDFVNPRTFELACCGAFQLVDERSLLGECFAEDELATFTDMESLTTAIDHYLAHPEERSAMAEKARRRALDEHTYTARMRSLLAFIDERFPGRLGSSRGQALEAWSKALPESMRGEVLALLERLQLSRDASFKDLVWRLRQQQGALSGVETAILFLDEWQKQYGVQKHVG
- a CDS encoding phenylacetate--CoA ligase family protein, with the translated sequence MSITREESCWSDVECLSPEERDAAKWARCRDVMAHGWSESAEVRERMEASGLVPGDLQSPEDYAKLPPLSKKQLIILQQDKGIAHLLAVDPGALSRIYMSPGPIFDPEGREQDYWGWTAAFHAAGFRAGDLVQMTFGYHLTPAGLMLEEPLREIGCAVVPAGPGNTDVQIDLMTRLPVTGFVGMASYLKVIKDKAVSKGLDPRKDFRLDVAFVAAERLPESLRQELEDAFGMRVRQGYGTADLGCAAYECRELTGMHVSPRCWVEICDPDTGQPVPPGEVGEVVVTPFIRAYPLLRLATGDLSRIVDEQCPCGRTSPRLAGILGRADDTTKVRGQFLYPHQIQEVVARFEQVARWQLVVGNQGGRETVLMRLYMPEGEVDQAEFLARFQALCKLRPAVAIVRDSEALPADAPRVRDERTY
- a CDS encoding IscA/HesB family protein gives rise to the protein MVNVSDNAMKELEAYFADKEKSPIRVYLAPGGUAGPRLALALDEPNDNDEVVELNGFKFVVEKDLLEKAKPISIDISYMGFTVDSAMPLGGGSCSTSCGSGGCG
- a CDS encoding IscA/HesB family protein, with protein sequence MVNISANALEELNTFFADKEKSPIRVFLAPGGCSGPRMALALDEPNENDEVVEQEGFKFIVEKDLYEKAKPISIDISAMGFTVDSALPLGGGDCSTSCGSGGCCG
- the pyrR gene encoding bifunctional pyr operon transcriptional regulator/uracil phosphoribosyltransferase PyrR → MQDCKDILSAGEMEALLAGLADQVIAVHKDCGNLALVGIQRRGVDIARRLKDIIDARTGCVLPLGRLDINLYRDDWTSLDVQPTISQTDIPFAIEGREILLVDDVLFTGRTIRAALEAILDFGRPRKVELLVLVDRGNRELPIEANFVGERVDTHRGEHVNVYLSERDGEDRVCLVA
- a CDS encoding phage holin family protein — its product is MSRSMPGPLESALASILEAPEHARRAVRLILALGRNRVELLGVEAREESLFLLRLLILAAAAFLFLALAVVVGTFTVIYAVGPEHRLTALLAATALFALTGIVLALVARARASKARLPFSQTVEELRKDEECL
- a CDS encoding DUF883 family protein; amino-acid sequence: MPHMEETAKAKERIRDDFKLLVEDAQALLKATSDDADKATKEARDKLAKRLGEYRERYSGVEDAILGRAEQVDHFVHSKPYQAMGAALGAGLLLGWIFSRK
- the argB gene encoding acetylglutamate kinase; this translates as MTALDKGTRVAKLLMESLPYIRNFHGQSVVIKYGGHAMKDEALKQAFAKSVVMLKYIGVNPVIVHGGGPQIGRLLEQLNIQCSFREGMRVTDEATMDVVEMVLGGKVNKEIVNLLNLHGGKAVGLSGTDGWCIRCRQLEMAVSHENAPPEIIDLGRVGEVTHIETSLIYSLEREGFIPVIAPIGVDDTGRTYNINADSVAGAVSAALGAKRLILLTDVAGILDKQGELISSMSMAAAAMAIGDGTVQGGMIPKVKCCLEALDAGVEKAQIIDGRVENSVLLELFTQKGIGTEIVRRG
- the hslU gene encoding ATP-dependent protease ATPase subunit HslU; the encoded protein is MDVMTPREIVAELDKYIVGQAEAKRMVAIAMRNRWRRRQLDPELREEIAPKNIIMIGPTGVGKTEIARRLAKLAQSPFFKVEATKFTEVGYVGRDVESMVRDLMEIGVSIVKDEEEERVKAKAEQNAEERLLDLLLPKSGSMGREEQQQQSAAWKPGEPIPAGPAPDEAANVPGFAREDEEKKPSSTREKLRKLWRDGYLDDRQVEMEVTSQGPQMEIMAMPGMEEIGFQFKDMMKNVFPQKKKRRSIRVKDAYELLVQEEAQRLVDMDKVTEQAKERVEQDGIIFIDEIDKIVSGSDSQKSGEVSREGVQRDLLPIVEGSTVNTKHGMIRTDHILFIAAGAFHTAKPSDLVPELQGRFPLRVELSPLDEEDFYRILTEPRNALTKQYVALLGTEDITVEFSDDAIREIASFAARTNEETDNIGARRLYTIIEKVLTELSFEAPEKKGQSVTIDAAYVREHLADVIEDRDLSRYIL
- a CDS encoding DegQ family serine endoprotease, with product MTRAAVSSVICALCAMLLLAAPARAELPEFTELAENAGPAVVNIATVKTVDTSERLKDFFRFHGPEDKFRDFFDQFERFFGDRFGGERQESSLGSGFIISEDGFIVTNNHVVEGAEEVKVNLQNPEGDEESYDATVVGRDIETDLAVLKIEVERNLPTLTWGDSDAMRIGQWVVAIGNPFGLDHSVTAGIVSAKGRVIGSGPFDDFIQTDASINPGNSGGPLLNMAGEVIGINTAIVASGQGIGFAIPSSMAMRVIAQIKTGKPMERGWIGVTIQDVDEDMATALDMDEARGALVADVMEGEPADKAGMKSGDVILAVNGEEVADASGLLKAIAGIKPGEQAELEVWRKGKRINLTATLGQRDAERLAEGMQPESDDESAPDARAEAYGLTLQPVPEGMARELGIDKNLGLLVRDVASGTPAMNAEIQPGDVILEVNQKPVSDVEKFNAILGSEGKEKGVVLLLLNRQGRNLFRSMVVE